GGCCAATTCTTCGCTATGGTCGCTATCTGTCATCGCTTAAACCTTTTAATAACTTTACAGCCATGCCTGGAAGAGATTTAGATGGGCCTGCGGCTGCTCCTATCTTCACCTTGCGCCGGGTCGCAGTAGGCTGGCAACCACTTCTAGCCTCGCCGGGGCTTGACGCCCCACCAACCGAGTGGTGACCGCGCGCAATTCACCTTCGCCCCAAACTGTCTCACCGGCACGCAAACTCCCAAGCTCGCGCGCAACCTCGCCCAACAACACCACTTCAAGGACCAGAGGCTGGGTGCCGTCGTCGCAGCGCACCCAGGCCCGTAGCACAGGCTGGCCGCGAGGGGTGACCCGCAACTCGGCCGGCTTTACGAGCCGGCCGTCGAATTCAAGCCTCGCCGCCACCGGCTTCGGAGTCCTGGTCCGCAGCCTCGTCCGTGGGCTCACTGGACTCGGGCTCCGCTGGGGGTAGTGGTTCGCTGGCTGAGGCGGCTTGCGCCGCCGCGGCCGCGCGCGCTTCGGCCAAGCGGCGCTGGCGCGCTTCAATCTCGCTACGCAACTCGGCGGCATTCGCCTCCTCGGCTACCAGGACCGAGAGATAGCGCAGCACATCATCCATCAGCTTAAGATTGCGCTCGACCTCGTTCAGAGCCGCGGCCGGCGCGACATAGTCCAGACGGACGTAGTAGCCACGCCGCTCGCGCTTGACGCGATAGGCGAGCTCGCGCACGCCCCACTCCTCGGTCTCGACCATCTCGCCGCCGCCGTGGCTAATAATATCTTCAATCCGTTTGATTGCTTGGCGAAGCACTGCTTCGCCCAAATCAGGACGCAGGACGAAAATTGTTTCGTACCGCCGCACAGATAGACCTCCTTACGGATCGCAACTACGAGCCCCAACTAAGGAGCAAGGAGTCAAGAGGTCAAAGTTAACATCTGCACGTAGCTCTCTCAAGCCAGGAGGTTAAAAAAGGTTGGCTGTGATAGGTTAATAATCACGCCGATAAACCACGAAATTGCCGGTTACCTGAGCCCCCAGACGGCGCGCAGTGGCACGCGAGGCCCAATTGTCGTCGAGCACCAGGGTGTAGCCGGCATAGCGCATGCGCAATTGGGCCATGCGCAAAAACGAGCGCGCCGCCAACGCCAGACTAATCCCCTTACCGCGCCACGCCTCAAGTACCCCGATATTGATCAAGGCGCCGCGTGTCCCCCCGCCTCGCGAAGGAGGGATCCTGGCACCGGGGCGGATCTGAGCCAGTCGCGGACTGAAATCTGGCACCGCGAACATCACACCCACCAGCTGATGATCAACGGTCGCCACCATTGACAGTTCACCCACCTCGGTTTGGGCCAGCGCCATCAGCATCGGCCTGACCTCCGCGCGGGTAATGGGATTCCAGCCCCAATGGCGGGCAAAGGCAGCATTGATCACTTCGGTCCAGCCATCCACCGCCGCCAAGTAGCCGTAATCCTGCCAACTCTCGATCCTGGCCCCATGGCGGCGCGCGGCCTCCACCATGGCTGGATAACCGGCCAGGATCTCGCGCGTTAGCGGCACGGTGAAATCGGTCAGCCCCTTTTCGGTCCAGAAGCCGGCGGCTTTGAAATAGCGATGGTAGTAATCGGGATTGCCGCGCAGCAAGAACGAGGGCAAGCCCCCGTAGTTGTCGATGGCATAGGGGTAGTCCAGAAAGGCGGCAAAACCACTGCGTCCCGCATCCATGCCCCGGCGGCGTAGCCATTGCCCGGCGCTCTCAAGCAGCGCGCCGACGGCTTCGTCCTGCTCCGGCAAGGCCTCGAAATGGATGAGCTGACCGACGCGCTCCCGCCAATGTTCGTTGTAGCGGTGATTGACCACCGCGGTCACCCGCGCCACCAACCGGCCACCGCGACGCGCCACCAGCGGCAACATTTCCAAATAGGCCGTTATCGGCGCCCTTCCCCCCAGCAACTCCACCTCGTTATCGAGATCGGGCGGCCACCAAGCCGCTTGGCCTTGGTAGATCTGAAACGGCAAGCTGGCGAATTCCGCTAACCCCTCGCGCCCGGAAACCGGCTGGATTTTGATACTCTCGTCGTCCATCCCTGGTCGCTGCCACCCGCGGGCGAGTCGGCCCTTTCTTGTCAGCGTAGTTGATCGGGCACAACTCTGCCTAGCGCTCGAGGGCGGGCAGCGGCAGACATCTTCACACGGTCAGGTTTCACCTTTTTAGCACATGCGGCGGTATCGTTTTGTTAGCACAGCTAAGGGCCCTTTGCGTGCCATACCGGTTTGATGGCTGTTCGGTCAACGGGCTAGCGTGGGTTGGCGATGGCAGGCTCCAAGGCGCATCAGACTCGGTTGCGGGGAGAATTCAGCCGGGAGGCGCTCCCACATCTAGACGCGCTCTACGGCGCAGCCCTACATTTGACGCGCAACCGCGAGGAAGCCCAAGACCTGTGTCAAGAAGCAATGCTGCGGGCCTATCGCTCCTTTCGCCAGTTCACCGCCGGCACCAATTGCCGGGCCTGGTTGCTGACCATTTTGTACAACGTCTTCCGCAAGGGCTACCGCCGCCACCAACGCGAACGCGTCGCTATTACACAGGAAGGCTTGGCACGCGTGGCCCAAGGCCAAGAACCCCTGTCGGCCGCCAGCTACAGCCCCGAGCAGCTATTGGCCGAAACCCCGATGCAGCCTGAGGTGCAAGCGGCGCTGGAGAACTTGCCCGAAGAATTTCGCGGCACCCTGATGCTGGTTGACGGCCAGGAGCTAAGCTACCAGGAGGCCGCCCAGGTATTGGCGGTGCCGGTTGGCACCGTGCGCTCGCGGCTGTCGCGAGCACGCGGCCTGATGCGCCAAGCGCTGGCCGAATTCGCCCTTCAACATGGCTTCAAACCACCACACTCAGGACAGGAGTAGGCACGACCAACAAGCGACACACCAGCAGGCGTATGGACCATCGCGAATATATCGACCGGTACCTGAGCGCTCACGCCGACCGCGAGCTAGACGGCATCGAGTTGCAGGCGGTGAGCACCCATCTGGAGACCTGCCCGCCCTGCCGCGCGGAATTGGAGCGCGAACGTAGACTAAAATTACTTCTGCGCCAAACCCTCGCACCCGTGCCCGCCCCCGCTGCGCTGCGCGCACGCCTGGTAGCCCAACTTGACCAGACCCGGCCCGCGCAGCCGCGCTTCCTGCCCTGGGTCGCTGCCTTGGCCCTAGCCGCAGTCGGGGCGCTGGTTATCCTACGCGTGGACCTGCTGCGCCGCCCACCGGCGGCAATCGACCTCGCAGCGGCAGGCTACGGCCAGGCGCTACACCACTTCAGGCCCATGCTAAGCGCCCCCACCCCGCTGGCGCTAGCGGCCAAGATAAGCAAGCAGGCTGGGCTTAGCCTAGGATTATGGGATTTCTCCGCCGCCGGGTTCAAATTGGTGGGTTCGCGCATTGAACACCAAGCCGTTGGCCGGATCGTTATTTATACCTTGTACCGTGGCCCGCAAGGCTCGATCCTGTGCATGTTTACTCCCCGCGCGGGGCTGCTCGTGCCTGCCAGCAGCGCTCCTCCCAACGCCGCCCACCGCTTCGTGAGCGCCCGCGGCTTGAGCTTCGTCATCACCCAAGCCGGCCCGCTCTTGTGTGTCCTAGTCAGCCGGCTTTCGATGGCCAAGATGATGGAAGTAGTGCGCCGCTGCAGCTAGCGTCCCAGGCTCAGGCGCGCATGGAACCTGGGGCTGGCTTGGGGCGGGAAGGCTTGCGGCCGCCTGCTGCGCCCGGCCTCAGATAGCCGGAGGCGGCTTGCGCCAGCCGTTGATAGAAGCGGGCGCCCAGTGCAATCTCGATCGCAAAGCGACATTCTTCATACATCCGCGGCCCCGAGTTAAGTTTTAGACAGGGCAACAATTCCCAATCCTTGAGCCCGTCGAACAGCCGCCCAGTCGCACGCGAAGTGGCGGTCAACAACGTGCTACCATCCTCGAAGCGATAAACCACCAACGGGAACAGAATGCAGGCCATTGGCTTGATCGATTCCAGCGCCCAGCCCTTTTCCAGCGCCAGCGAATGCAGCCCGCACCACAACCGCCCGTTGTCATCGCGATAAGAGAACGCGCATCGTCCTTGCTCCTTGGCCAGGACCACGGTGTAGTCGTCGTCGAAGAAGCCCTTGAGCGAGCGTCGCGCTCCGATTCGCCCCGGCTCGCGCCGGCGCAGGTAGTCAAGCACCTCTGCGCCGTGGGCCTCGATTCGCTCGCGTTCGCGCGGCGTGATCTCGACCTCGTACTCCATGCAACAGGAATCGGTTTTAGGCGGACGATCGGCACCGGCGCACATGGTGGCGTCGCAATGGAAGCGGGTACGGAACAAGGCCGGCGCATCCACCATGATTCCATCGACCCGCAGCAGTTCACCACGCTCCTTGAGGCGGTCGATGTAGCGCCGCCAGGACGCCTCGTTGTATTCCGTCAGCCATTGGGAGAGAACCGACTTTGCGTCGTTGTTTGCCATCGCAGCCTCGTACCCCGCATCCGGCGCGGTCACAGCCTGCGCCAATTCGAGTAACCCACCCGGGCGCGCCCGATGCACGTCGTCACGCACCCGCTCCTCACCCTTGAGGGGCGCTGTTCCACAAATCAAGTTGACGCTGGCGCTCAAGGACGGCCAGCGGGTAACGACCGCTAAAGCAGGCGTCACAAAATCCCTCCCGGCCGCCGTCGTTCAAAAACGAATAGAGTCCCTCCCAGCTCAGATAAGCTAGCGAATCGGCGCCGATAAACTTGCGGATCTCCTCTACCGACTGATGTGAAGCCAGCAGCTCTTGCCGGGTGGGGGTGTCGATCCCGTAAAAGCAGGAATGGGTGGTGGGGGGAGCCGCGATCCGCATGTGAATCTCGCGGGCGCCCGCCTGGCGCAGCATCGGAATCACCTTCTGCAGCGTGGTGCCACGCACCAGCGAATCCTCCACCAGCACGATCCGCTTACCCTCTAGCACCGCCGGCACCGGATTGAATTTTATCTTGACTCCGAAGTGGCGAATGGCCTGGCGCGGCTCGATGAAGGTCCGCCCCACGTAGTGGCTGCGGATAAGGCCGAATTCAAAGGGCAAGCCGGCCGCTTCCGCATAACCCAGCGCCGCCGGGACGCCGGAATCGGGCACCGGCACCACCAAATCGGCCTGTGCCGGACATTCGCGGGCCAGCGCCATCCCCTGCTGCTTGCGTACCTGGTAAACGTTACGGCCGAAAACCGTGCTGTCGGGGCGGGCAAAATAAACATATTCGAACACACAGCGGCGCGGCACGCGGGCAGCAAAGGGTTTGTAAGAACGCACCCCGTGCTCGCCAATCGCCACCACCTCGCCAGGCTCGATCTCACGGATGTAATCCGCTCGCACCAGGTCCAAGGCGCAGGTCTCGGAGGCCACCACTGCGGCCTGGTCCAGCCGCCCCAGCACCAACGGGCGGAAGCCGTAGGGATCACGCGCCGCAATCAACTCGTGTTCGGTCAAAAAAAGCAGCGAATAGGCGCCGCGGATTTGGGCCAACGCCTCGATTACCCGCTCGCACAGGGTGGGTGCCGAGGAATTGGCGACCAGATGGATGATAACTTCGCTGTCTGAAGAAGACTGAAAGATAGCGCCCTCGCGCTCCAGTTGCTGGCGCAGCTCGGCAAAGTTGACCAGATTGCCGTTGTGCGCCACCGCCAAGCCGCCATGCGCATACTCCACGACCAGGGGCTGGCAGTTCTTCAAGGTGGTCGAACCGGTGGTGGAGTATCGGTTATGCCCGATGGCGGCGCTGCCCTCCAGGCGCGCGATGGCCTCGCCGCTGAAGATATCGGCGACCAGCCCCATCCCGCGATGGCTCAGGAGGGTCCTGCCGTTGGAAGAGACGATACCGGCGGATTCCTGGCCGCGGTGCTGCAAGGCATACAGGCCCAGGTACACTAAGTTGGCCGCCTCGGGATGGCGCCAGACACCAAACACTCCGCATTCCTCGTGGAAAGCGTCCAAATCGTGTTCGGCCTGCTCTACCATCACCCCCTCGGATCGAGGGCCGCTCATGTCAGCCTCCTGGGCAATGCCCCTTCGTAAATCCCCAGCAGCTCGTCCACTGCTTCATCGATACCGGGCTCGACAACGAGCCGAGGCCGCGCACTCACCTCGCCGATCATTCGGGCCTGCAGCGCCCGCTCGGCGGCCAATGCCAGCACGCCGTCCACCCTTGTCCGGGGCAACGAGACGATTACGCTGGAAGGGCCTTCGCCGAACAATTGCTCCCAAAGCTCCCCCGGTGCCGGCAACGCCACTTGGGCGCCCAACAGGCAATGGGGGTTGAAGCAGGCCTCGGCCAGCGCCACCACCAGGCCACCCTCGGCCACATCATGTGCCGAGCTTATCAGGCCGCGGGCGTGAAGAGTAACCAGCAGATCGACCAAGGCACGCTCGCGCGCCAGATCGATTGTGCCCAGTTCGTCGCCGCCGCCGAACAGCGCTTGAAACTCGCTGGCGGCCAGCCTGGGCACCCCACTGCGCAATAGAACGATCGCTTCGCCGGGAACTTTAAACCAGGGCCGCAGCGGGGGAGCGGCGTCCTCGAACAGCCCCACCATCGCGATAGTAGGGGTGGGCGGAATGGCCCGTCCCTGGGTCTCGTTGTAGAAACTAACATTGCCGCTGACAACGGGGGTGTCCAACGCCGCTGCGGCGTCGCGGATGCCTGCCACCCCGCGCGCAAATTGCCACATCACCCCCGGACGCTCCGGATTGCCATAATTTAAACAATCACTGATTGCTAACGGCCGCGCACCCACGCAGGCCACGTTGCGAGCTGCTTTGCATACTGCCGCGATCGCGCCCAGGTAGGGATCCCGCGCGCACACCCGCGAAGTGGAATCCACGCTCAACGCCAACGCCCGCGCCAGCCCCTTGATCCGGATCACGGCGGCGTCGCCGCCGGGCCCCAGCACGGTGTTGCTCTGCACCAGGGAATCGTACTGGCGAAAGACCCAGCGCTTAGAAGCCACGGTGGGGCAGTCCAACAGCCGGCGCAAGGCCTGAGCGGGAGTGGGACAAGGTTGAACGGGGGCGGGCGCAGGCGGCGCAGTTATCGCCTCCAGGGGGCGATCGTAGGCCGGAGCTTCATCGGTCAGCGCGCCGACTGGAAGGTCGGCTACCCACTGGCCGCGATAGCGCACCCGAAAGCGCGGCGCGGCACATAATTCGCCGATCTTGATCGCGTGCAGATCCCATTTCTCGAACACCGCCTGAATCTCGCTCTCGCGGCCGCGCTCGACCACAATCAACATGCGCTCCTGCGATTCTGACAGCAGCATTTCGTAGGGCGTCAGATTGCTTTCGCGCAAGGGCAAACAATCCAGGTCCAGTTCGATCCCCAGCCCCCCACGCGCCGCCATTTCGCTGGAGGAGGAGGTCAGACCGGCCGCGCCCATGTCCTGCAACGCTACCACTGCACCGGTACGAACGGCTTCCAGGCAGGCCTCGATCAGGAGCTTCTCGGTAAAC
The nucleotide sequence above comes from Candidatus Binataceae bacterium. Encoded proteins:
- the purF gene encoding amidophosphoribosyltransferase, translated to MSGPRSEGVMVEQAEHDLDAFHEECGVFGVWRHPEAANLVYLGLYALQHRGQESAGIVSSNGRTLLSHRGMGLVADIFSGEAIARLEGSAAIGHNRYSTTGSTTLKNCQPLVVEYAHGGLAVAHNGNLVNFAELRQQLEREGAIFQSSSDSEVIIHLVANSSAPTLCERVIEALAQIRGAYSLLFLTEHELIAARDPYGFRPLVLGRLDQAAVVASETCALDLVRADYIREIEPGEVVAIGEHGVRSYKPFAARVPRRCVFEYVYFARPDSTVFGRNVYQVRKQQGMALARECPAQADLVVPVPDSGVPAALGYAEAAGLPFEFGLIRSHYVGRTFIEPRQAIRHFGVKIKFNPVPAVLEGKRIVLVEDSLVRGTTLQKVIPMLRQAGAREIHMRIAAPPTTHSCFYGIDTPTRQELLASHQSVEEIRKFIGADSLAYLSWEGLYSFLNDGGREGFCDACFSGRYPLAVLERQRQLDLWNSAPQG
- a CDS encoding sigma-70 family RNA polymerase sigma factor, translating into MAGSKAHQTRLRGEFSREALPHLDALYGAALHLTRNREEAQDLCQEAMLRAYRSFRQFTAGTNCRAWLLTILYNVFRKGYRRHQRERVAITQEGLARVAQGQEPLSAASYSPEQLLAETPMQPEVQAALENLPEEFRGTLMLVDGQELSYQEAAQVLAVPVGTVRSRLSRARGLMRQALAEFALQHGFKPPHSGQE
- a CDS encoding DUF3109 family protein, which translates into the protein MRDDVHRARPGGLLELAQAVTAPDAGYEAAMANNDAKSVLSQWLTEYNEASWRRYIDRLKERGELLRVDGIMVDAPALFRTRFHCDATMCAGADRPPKTDSCCMEYEVEITPRERERIEAHGAEVLDYLRRREPGRIGARRSLKGFFDDDYTVVLAKEQGRCAFSYRDDNGRLWCGLHSLALEKGWALESIKPMACILFPLVVYRFEDGSTLLTATSRATGRLFDGLKDWELLPCLKLNSGPRMYEECRFAIEIALGARFYQRLAQAASGYLRPGAAGGRKPSRPKPAPGSMRA
- the purL gene encoding phosphoribosylformylglycinamidine synthase subunit PurL, whose amino-acid sequence is MSGMAVALPGEPAVDLALAQAQGLSAQEYRRIERLLGRTPTWTELGMFAVMWSEHCSYKSSRHLLAQFKSTHRRVVQGMGENAGAVAIGGGFLVVFKIESHNHPSFIEPYQGAATGVGGILRDIFAMGARPIASLNSLKFGDLDQPHTRHLLRGVVGGIGGYGNCVGVPTVGGEVSFDAAYQDNILVNAFCLGLAREGELQSAKARGVGNPVLYVGAATGRDGIHGASLLASAEFGADQDKRPTVQVGDPFTEKLLIEACLEAVRTGAVVALQDMGAAGLTSSSSEMAARGGLGIELDLDCLPLRESNLTPYEMLLSESQERMLIVVERGRESEIQAVFEKWDLHAIKIGELCAAPRFRVRYRGQWVADLPVGALTDEAPAYDRPLEAITAPPAPAPVQPCPTPAQALRRLLDCPTVASKRWVFRQYDSLVQSNTVLGPGGDAAVIRIKGLARALALSVDSTSRVCARDPYLGAIAAVCKAARNVACVGARPLAISDCLNYGNPERPGVMWQFARGVAGIRDAAAALDTPVVSGNVSFYNETQGRAIPPTPTIAMVGLFEDAAPPLRPWFKVPGEAIVLLRSGVPRLAASEFQALFGGGDELGTIDLARERALVDLLVTLHARGLISSAHDVAEGGLVVALAEACFNPHCLLGAQVALPAPGELWEQLFGEGPSSVIVSLPRTRVDGVLALAAERALQARMIGEVSARPRLVVEPGIDEAVDELLGIYEGALPRRLT
- the rpsF gene encoding 30S ribosomal protein S6, producing the protein MRRYETIFVLRPDLGEAVLRQAIKRIEDIISHGGGEMVETEEWGVRELAYRVKRERRGYYVRLDYVAPAAALNEVERNLKLMDDVLRYLSVLVAEEANAAELRSEIEARQRRLAEARAAAAAQAASASEPLPPAEPESSEPTDEAADQDSEAGGGEA
- a CDS encoding anti-sigma factor — protein: MDHREYIDRYLSAHADRELDGIELQAVSTHLETCPPCRAELERERRLKLLLRQTLAPVPAPAALRARLVAQLDQTRPAQPRFLPWVAALALAAVGALVILRVDLLRRPPAAIDLAAAGYGQALHHFRPMLSAPTPLALAAKISKQAGLSLGLWDFSAAGFKLVGSRIEHQAVGRIVIYTLYRGPQGSILCMFTPRAGLLVPASSAPPNAAHRFVSARGLSFVITQAGPLLCVLVSRLSMAKMMEVVRRCS